The genomic DNA ATTTAAGCCTCTATGTTGCCGTCGATGTAGACTTTTGGGTCAAAGCTTATAGTACGAAAATTTTCTGTTCAACGATTGCTTTTTCATATCTGCTTCAAATCAATTGATAAAGCAGTACAATGTTCTGTTACATTAGATCAACCGCTACTACATAGGAACAGGGTATGGGCATCAATTGACTTTTGTTTAtgtctaaagtctgaatagatgcccccccccacacacgggcactcatttttgcaactgagttacccaaaaAGTTACCcggtatatttttcagacttatttatttattatttttaactatGATAGATAATTATAACATagatttctcacatttttgcttaatttttacctaaatttaaggtaactcagtagtgaaaagtgagtgccgtgagtgggggggggggggccactattcagactttagctaAACTTAAGtaaaaagttaagcaaaagtaTGAAAAATTGTTGTTATAATaatttagaataattataaataatacataaataaattattgtagtaaaaaatctgaaaaaggTACTCTTTTgcgtaactcagttgcaaaaatgagtgcccgtgagtggggggggggggggggggggcatctattcagactttagcccacGGGATtgatcgggttttttttacagtGTTTGCATTTCACCGTTCAATACAGAGCTTTATTGAACAGTTTTTCCCATGCGGCCTAGATTtggtttaataaaaatatatatgttTATTTCTTTACAGTTTGGTTTTTGAATAATACAGAATGCTGGTGCCACTAGCATTGCTCTTAACATTCATCTTGCGGATAGAGATCCATGCGGAGAGTGCCGACACCAACAGACACAATCAAAATGATTTAAATCCGCTATGGCAACATCAACCTGAAGCATCGATTCTGCCAACGATTGTGCCCGGAGAACAGGTGAATAACTTTTCAATATAAAATATGCGGTTGTAGAAATGTAATGCTCTGGATCAATAATAACACCAAATGATGTATTCAAAGGTCTATCCTCATGGAGTGGTCCGGTATCAGCACATGATCAACAACTCACCGAACAGCAATTATTTTGTGTACTACACAGACAACATTGCTGATCAACAAAGACCGCAGTATTTGCAAGGGTAAGATAAAGCATCCACTTACCTTTAACGCATTTTAACAAACAGTGTAGAAACAATAACTGACCCcggtttgtttgcttaattttAGGTACAGTATCCAAAACAATGATGCTTCGCCAGGAATGGTTGCGTACAGCTCAAACTCCGTTCCTATCCAACTAGTTACGTTAGTTCAACCGGCAATAGGAAACCAGGAAGTGCCGAACGTTACCGACAGTACACTTATGGACGAGTCTGGAATTAAAAAGCTCGTTTCAAGCACTCAGAATTTAGTGAGCAATGAAGATGTGGTGGACATTAACAATGCAGAAGAAGGTATCACGGAGCGTGCGCAAAACGTAACCGAAGCACACTCCACAGCAGACGATAGTGTGCCAAGCGAAAGCCAACAGTCGGAGAAGGCTGAAAGCTTTGATCAACCCATCGTTGTCAGTGATAGTGATGCGGCCGAGTCGAGCGGTATCCAGCACCGCCAGCCGAACGACAGATCATCACACGCTAAGCAAATCAATGTAGAAATTCtaggcgaatcggaagatcaCAACAATGGGCAATACTTGAAGGAAACCACCATTTTAGCAACCAAACCGGCCGAACCGTGTGATGAGAGCGATAAGGCAGAAGGGATTCTGATAACCAAGCAGGAAGTTACTACCTTTAATCCAGTGACAGTGACAGGCCTTCGTGGATCAACTGCGGGACGATTGAGCAACCGATACAAGAGCTCGCAGACGACAGCAAATCCAAATATAATAATTTCAACAACCCCGAAAAGTGCTCCTACCGTCGTTACGGTAGCACCCAAACCGGTGTCCTCTCGGTACTTGGCTCCGATTCAGGCTGGCCTACGTTTGTCGAACACAGAAAAAGCTCGGGCCGAAGACTGCCGAGACGATGGTGCTCAGTTGAAGAAGGAGCAAACGGTCGTCGAAGTGCAGAAAAGTGTCAATATCAAAAACATACTGATTAACCAGGAGACCCCAAATTTCCGCCAGTTTGGTAGCAGAACGAAGATCATCAAGCAGCCTGTGTACGTTGAGAAGCCCGTCGATCATATCGTGACGCAACCGGTGTTTATCGAAAAACCTGTCGACAGGATCGTAAAGCAGCCCGTGTACGTGGAAAAGAAGGTACAGCAGATCGTAAAACAACCCGTATACATCGAAAAACCCGTGCCTGTACCGGTCGATAGGATTGTGGAGAAGCCGGTATATCACACACGCTACGTTGACCGACCGATCCCGATCGAGCATCAGGTTCACGTACCAGTGGAGAAGATAGTCGAAAAACCGATCCCGGTAGAGAAAATAGTGACGCAGCAAGTAAAGGTGCCCTACCCGGTGGCACACATCATCGATCGGCCGGTAGCTGTAGAAAAGATTGTGGAAAAGCCTGTAACGGTCGAAGTGGCGCGCTACATCGATCGTCCCTATCCGGTAGAGAAGATCGTTGACCGTCCAGTACCGGTAGAGGTGCCGGTAGAGAAAATCGTCGAAAAGGTTGTTGATCGCCCGGTGGAGGTAGAGCGTGTCGTTGAAAAACACATCCAGGTCCCGGTACCGGTAACGGTGGAAAAGGTTGTGGAAAAGATAGTCGATCGTCCCGTGCCTTATCCGGTTGAGAAAATTATTGATCGCCCGTATCCAGTAGAAAAGATTGTGGAAAAAATTGTTGACCGGCCATATCCAGTGCAGGTGCCGGTGCAAGTGCCGGTCCATTACCCGGTAGAGGTCCCCGTCGGTATCCCGATACCCTACCCGGTGGAGAAGTATGTTCCGCTCCCGATTCACGAACCGAAACCAACACATTCCATTATAAAAACGGTGCACCATGAACATTTCGACATTGGCAAGTTCCTggcacagaagaagaaacatttCGTAGACCATTTCTTCCCCAAGTCACACCATCCTTCGAAAGTGATCGTAGAATCTCCGGGAAAGTATGTTTTTCAGCCAAATTTTAGATATCCCAAAAATGATCTGCATTACGGAGCATCAGCATCGATCCCGGTAATTGTGGATGCTAATCATCTGAATGTACAACCACACTTTTTGCACGAAAAACACAACTCCGGTTTAGGAGCAGTTTTTAATGGTGATGCTTACGCAGGTAAGTTACGAGAAAACACACTTGAAGCATATGCACGTGTGAACCATGGCTAATAAATATTCTTATCCGATTGTTACAGGCAACTTCGGCTACATTCACCACGAACCGGTGGTGAAGGATGATTACGTGGGGCCTACACCGTTGCTGGACGACCATTGGGCAGCTAAGAGCGATGTGAAGTTTAGACGAAGCCCTAGCTATGGCAAGAGTCTACGCATCGAATACGGAGGATTTAAGCCTCCATTAGTGCCATCGGTGGAAATAGACGAACACGGCGTTCCCTTGTCAAAGACGAACAACTGAGTTCTGTAAGAATCGTCTGAATAGGTTTTGGTTAGCAAATTACGGCAGTAGTTTAAACTTTTAAACGTGTTAACTatctgtttgttttacttaGCTGCGAGCAGTTGTGTGTTttctatttattgttttcgaTTAAGCCAATAAACGTTGTTCAGTGCGCTAGATACAAATATGTTGGAAATATGTAATAAAATGCGTTTTTCGTAGAGGTTTATACATTAGCATATTTGGTTTATCGGTTGGAAGGAGTATCCGAATATC from Anopheles stephensi strain Indian chromosome 2, UCI_ANSTEP_V1.0, whole genome shotgun sequence includes the following:
- the LOC118517688 gene encoding uncharacterized protein LOC118517688; this translates as MLVPLALLLTFILRIEIHAESADTNRHNQNDLNPLWQHQPEASILPTIVPGEQVYPHGVVRYQHMINNSPNSNYFVYYTDNIADQQRPQYLQGYSIQNNDASPGMVAYSSNSVPIQLVTLVQPAIGNQEVPNVTDSTLMDESGIKKLVSSTQNLVSNEDVVDINNAEEGITERAQNVTEAHSTADDSVPSESQQSEKAESFDQPIVVSDSDAAESSGIQHRQPNDRSSHAKQINVEILGESEDHNNGQYLKETTILATKPAEPCDESDKAEGILITKQEVTTFNPVTVTGLRGSTAGRLSNRYKSSQTTANPNIIISTTPKSAPTVVTVAPKPVSSRYLAPIQAGLRLSNTEKARAEDCRDDGAQLKKEQTVVEVQKSVNIKNILINQETPNFRQFGSRTKIIKQPVYVEKPVDHIVTQPVFIEKPVDRIVKQPVYVEKKVQQIVKQPVYIEKPVPVPVDRIVEKPVYHTRYVDRPIPIEHQVHVPVEKIVEKPIPVEKIVTQQVKVPYPVAHIIDRPVAVEKIVEKPVTVEVARYIDRPYPVEKIVDRPVPVEVPVEKIVEKVVDRPVEVERVVEKHIQVPVPVTVEKVVEKIVDRPVPYPVEKIIDRPYPVEKIVEKIVDRPYPVQVPVQVPVHYPVEVPVGIPIPYPVEKYVPLPIHEPKPTHSIIKTVHHEHFDIGKFLAQKKKHFVDHFFPKSHHPSKVIVESPGKYVFQPNFRYPKNDLHYGASASIPVIVDANHLNVQPHFLHEKHNSGLGAVFNGDAYAGNFGYIHHEPVVKDDYVGPTPLLDDHWAAKSDVKFRRSPSYGKSLRIEYGGFKPPLVPSVEIDEHGVPLSKTNN